One Armatimonadota bacterium genomic window carries:
- a CDS encoding CD225/dispanin family protein encodes MGYGQAYNRPYIPVENHLVKAILSTFFCCLPLGIVAIVYASQVDGHARRGDHQMALDTARKADIWANWSIGLVVVYIFGYLLLVGLAASSGHSTYR; translated from the coding sequence ATGGGTTACGGACAGGCGTACAACCGGCCGTACATCCCGGTTGAGAACCACCTCGTCAAAGCGATTCTCTCGACGTTTTTCTGTTGCCTGCCGCTCGGAATCGTGGCGATCGTGTACGCCTCGCAGGTGGATGGACACGCGCGTCGCGGCGACCATCAGATGGCGCTCGACACTGCTCGCAAAGCGGACATCTGGGCGAATTGGTCGATCGGCCTCGTGGTGGTGTACATCTTTGGCTATCTGCTTTTGGTTGGCCTTGCCGCCTCGTCGGGGCATTCGACGTATCGGTGA